A segment of the Bacteroidota bacterium genome:
CTGAAGTTTTCGCAATGCTTCGGCAGCATTTTCAGCCGTATCAACACGGTAGCCATCCTCAAGAAACCACTTGTAAAGCGATTCCCGGACGATTTTCTCGTCATCAACTACCAATATTCCATAATTATTATTGTTCATAGTAATACCCTGCAATTTTATGTTTGTCTGTTTTTATTTTCCCGTGGCAACACAATATTAAATGTTGTTCCCTGTCCCACAACCGAGTCAACTGTTATTTTACCCTTGTGTGCGTTTACGATTCCATAAACTACCGATAGCCCCAATCCCACACCTTTGCCATCTTCTTTGGTTGTAAAGAATGGTTCAAATATTTGTTCCTGTATTTCACTCTGTATTCCGTGGCCTGTATCCGTAATTTGAATGGAGATATGATCGGCATCGGTATCGAACATTTTAATTGTTAAAGTTCCGCTACTTGGCATCGCTTCAATCGAATTAATCATCAAAGCAATTGTAGCTTGTTGTATTTGTGCGGCGCTGCAAAAGATGATTGGGTTTGTTAATTTAAAATCGCGCACTAATTTGATATCATGCATCTGCATATGGTGGGCAATCAACATAATACTCCGCTCTGTAATCTGTGCGAGGTTTGAGTCTTTAAATTCTTCAACTTGCTGTCTTGAAAACAATAAGAGATTTTTTACGATGTTACCGCAACGGAGCGATTCTTCAGCGACAAAATTTAAATCTTGTGATATATTTTCATAATCATCTTTTGTCAAATTATCTTTATTCAATCTTTTCACCTGAAGTTTTGTTAGTGTAATTATACCCTCAAGCGGATTGTTAAGTTCATGAGCTACTGTTGCGGAAAGCTGTCCAAGCGATGCCATTTTTTCGATTTGAATTAGATGGGCATGTGCACGTTTTAATTCGTCTGTCTTTTCATCGACTTTATTTTCAAGACTTATTGACCAGTCTTTAATTTCGTCGTAAGCTCTTTTCAATTTATCAGTCATATCATTAAACGCATCGGCGAGTTCACCGATTTCTGTTTTTGAAGTGATAGGAATTTTATAATTCAGATTCTTTTCTGAAATTGCTTTTGCTCCATCTATCAACTGATGAACAGGTTTGTGCACTAATTGCCTGATGAATATTGCCGATACAATATTAATCAACAAGATGATAATAATTGAAAATGCAAATACCTGATCCTGTGCCTCTTGAATATTTTGATCAAGTTGGTCGAGCGACATTTTAATATCTAATACACCTAACACTTTAGTTTCAGAAGGATGTGCATGACAGTTGGCAGTTGAACAATCGACTTCATTTTTTATCGGATTGATTAATCCTAACGAACGGTGTCCATCGGGACGTGTAACTATACGAGCACGACTTTTTTCAGGAACTGACTCAATCGGTTTTTCGGCAGCGTGGCAAACGTAACATGCTTCGGCGGTCATATCAACACTCGTCCCGATTTCCTCCTTAAGACTCGAAAACATTATCTCTCCTTTTTTATTAAAAACCCGGATGACTTCAATTCCCGGTTCTATCCCAAGACGATTGATAATTTGATGAGTATCTTCGCGTCGGTTTAGCAGCATCCCGTATCGAGTTGAACCTTTGATAAAATCGCTGAGGCGGCTTGAATTTATCTTCAAGTAAGTCATCATATGCTCTTCTTGCGATTGGAGAGTAAAATAAATATATGTCCCTAATAAAACACCCATCACCAATAGTAATGTTAAGAAGAGCCGAAATGAGATAGTATTGAATAAAGTTTTCATAGTAAACACACTCGTTGCTGAATAATAAAAAAAAATTCCACAGTAATTTGTGGAATTTTTCAACAATTTACAAATCCAAAAGTTATTATTTGGGGAAGCAGAGATTTCTGAGAATTTTCCAATATTCATCATTTGGTAGGATTTCGGATAGAGAAGAGCTGAATATACCTCCATCGAATTGAGTTGGAGATGTGAGAATCCTTTGTTTTTCAATTATTTCATAGAAATTATCTTTAGTCCGCTTTAATTCTTTTTGAAACCATACTTGAGCTTCTTCCCCTGTGTAAAAATCTTCTAATCTTGAATCTTTGTTGAGCCTGATTTTTGATAACCACGATTTTTGTAAATCGGTCGTGCGAATAAGATCTGGCGAATTTAATAGCAAAGCATTGTTTTGAACAACTGTTCCACTTATAGGCGAATATAATGTAAGTGTGCGTCCTTTTTGTATTAACCAGCAAAAACTTTTTCGTTGTCTGACAAACTCTCCGACTGGCATCATAACAATACAATTTATATAATTCAAAATTTTTGCTAACAAGATATCGATACCGATTGATACTGCACCATCTTCATCTTTGGATAAACGAATATGATTTTTTGAATAATAATATGTTGGATTGATTTCTGAATCTAT
Coding sequences within it:
- a CDS encoding ATP-binding protein, with the translated sequence MKTLFNTISFRLFLTLLLVMGVLLGTYIYFTLQSQEEHMMTYLKINSSRLSDFIKGSTRYGMLLNRREDTHQIINRLGIEPGIEVIRVFNKKGEIMFSSLKEEIGTSVDMTAEACYVCHAAEKPIESVPEKSRARIVTRPDGHRSLGLINPIKNEVDCSTANCHAHPSETKVLGVLDIKMSLDQLDQNIQEAQDQVFAFSIIIILLINIVSAIFIRQLVHKPVHQLIDGAKAISEKNLNYKIPITSKTEIGELADAFNDMTDKLKRAYDEIKDWSISLENKVDEKTDELKRAHAHLIQIEKMASLGQLSATVAHELNNPLEGIITLTKLQVKRLNKDNLTKDDYENISQDLNFVAEESLRCGNIVKNLLLFSRQQVEEFKDSNLAQITERSIMLIAHHMQMHDIKLVRDFKLTNPIIFCSAAQIQQATIALMINSIEAMPSSGTLTIKMFDTDADHISIQITDTGHGIQSEIQEQIFEPFFTTKEDGKGVGLGLSVVYGIVNAHKGKITVDSVVGQGTTFNIVLPRENKNRQT